GACATCTCTTTAACGACCGCCACGAGTGTCGTCGCTTGCCACATTTCATCCTGAATCTCTCTTTCGCCCGTCATCAAGCGTGAGTTCAGCTCCTGAAGTGTCACGAGCCGTTTCAGAGCAAGAACGTCTGTCCAGTCGGGGTTGAGTTTCAGGAAACCGATGTCTATTTCTTTCACGCCCCACAGAAGTAATATCTTCTCAATAGCCAGGGTAAAAACCGTGAGCCCGTCTCTCTGTGTGGCGTTGAGAAGCTCCGAAAGATCAGACTGAAGACGCTCACAAAACTCAGGCAAGTCAAGATCACAGGGCTGACCCAAAGCGTCCACGTCCGTCTCCGTACAACATCGGCTGAGCGTGAGCATGGTGATGGACCAGGAGCTGAGGAACTCGCCCTGACCATTCTCTGATGACACACTGAGGTTTCGTAAGGTTTGGAGCTCCAGCACGAGCGCGAGGGTGACGTTGGTCCTGCAGGACGTCAGCTCTGTCAGCGCGGCTTTAGTGGACTGCCATCGAGTTAAAGAGGACTGGAAGTCCATGCTCACAGCGCACAGCAAAGCCAAGAAAGAGATGATACAAGCGATGAGAATCCTGAGAACGGTACGACTGCGACTGACACAGCTGAGCGACGAGGGCCTGTCGACAGAGAGGAAAGAAAACACTCTTGGATGAGCAACGCTGCGTTACATCGCAAACTGGGCACAATTTCCTATAATCTGCTGATATTTTGGGTCGTTGTGGTTCGACAAATGGACACTTACTGTCAACCCAGCACTGATGGGTCAAAAAGGGCCAGCCAACCGTTGGGTTTTAAATGAaccttttctgatttaattGAGTtttccctttttgacccaatgctgggtggGTTAGCTCTGCGTGTTCAGTGTATGAGATTTATCCCCTGTTTTGTCAATCACcagttaataaatgaaatgatggCTCACTGAGACTTCCACATCTTCAAGCACGTGATTTGAGGTCTTTGGGTTTTGCATCGTCACAATAATAAGACAGGTAAATGAAGTAAAAGAGTACTGAGAGAGGCCTTGACAGTTCATGTGCTGCGTTTACTCTTCTGAGACACCCGTATAAACCTGTGGGACATTGACTTTATGCATCCAACATAGCAAAAACATTTGAGTTATCTACGCTATAAATTCACACTGGAATTTTTCTCATATTTTTGGCCACTGTAAAacttcaaatatttgtttttatattatgaaCTGAAAAATGTAAGTGGAGTAACACAATTCGTtgtataaaaacagaaagaagCAGACACAGTCACCTGCACAGGATGAAGTCAGTCTCTGTCTCCAGGGTCTTGTCTCCTGAGATCTCCTTTTGTCTTCGCCTGTGGATTTTTGTTAAAGTGCTTTTCAGAGAGGCCGATGATAAACAGTCCTTCTTCACGTAGTCCAGAGATGACATGACATTATTCTTGTGTTTCCAGCTAAAcactaaacatttaaaacacatcacacatcTGTCGCACCGACTTCAGCACGAGCGGCAAAATAAGCGCGTGATTGTGCGCGGCTCCGCTCTCTGCTGCTCTCTGTGACGTCGTTTTAATAactgaaagaaataaagagattTTGATTCAAATACGCTCACAGAATAGATCCAAAAATGGTAATAAATATAGGCCACGTGTCAATGAACTGATTTGTTTATCTACGGTGTAGATTTCAGAGaatcttttctctcttttaggCTACTCTTCTTTCGCTTAAACCACTATAGGCTATCACGCCAATAATCAAAAAATAGATGAAATAGCAATATTTTACTAGCCTATCTGGAGGGGGACTAAAATATCGATTTGAACAACCTCATACTGAACATTTTCGCGCACATGATTTAAATTGTTAATACAAATTATTTaagacataaaaataaataggaAACGAATGTGATACTTTCATGAATGAAAACAGATTAAGGCACGTCACAAGAGGATGGACGCATTTGATAAggatttgttcatttaattagCCAATTCATGCAATAAAATTAAAACGCATCAAATAATCGTTCGAAATTAATCtgaaaaaatctaataaatatTGCAGCTACAAAGTACTATCTgctattgtatattttatgttattattattttattattttgataagTAAGAGATCGAAAAAGAATctaacttaaaataatattatcttAAATGTTAAACCTGGTTTCACAAcacaaaaaggtaaaagagGTTAAAAGGCTTATAATggaattttatgtttaaaaggcCGAAAGGCTAGTTGTGGAATAAATAAGAttcaaatcaattttatttctatagcgcttttcacaatgcgCATGGGTCCatagcagctttacaggagaaaataagaaaaactaaaaaacacaaaaaaaggtaaaacacagcacagtgcatggtgtttatagaacaagcaagattattctagtaaataatatctaataaatgcagtctcccggtggtttatttagcatattttgcattaagtgaatgcttggctgaaaaaatgcgtctttaatctagatttaaattgggagagtgtgtctgaccctcgaatagtatcgggaaggctattccagagtttaggtgttacgtatgagaaagctccgccccctttggtggatttagttattctaggtgttatcaaaagtctggagttttgagatcttagagagcgtgatgggttgtagtgtggtagaagctctgttatgtaggtataggggctaaaccgtttaaggctttataagtaattaaaagaactctaaagtcaatacgatacttaatgggtaaccagtgtaGTCTATAAATACTGTTGACTCGTTTTATTACCGCCGGTCTTTGCGCCCCCTGCTGGTAAACTTCATTTGTTTTAACAGgaaatgaaaacagagaaaaataagaaaggcaaaaaatatttaaaatatatatttaaaacgatttatgcAGGAATAAACGTTTCAGTTTCGTTATTTCATTGCATTTGAATTAAGTTAATGTTGCATTGGGGTTATTATTATGATGTTTTTCAGCAGAGTAAACCTTCTGTTGTATAACGTATTGTCCTGGAGATGGCGCTATCGTTCCACCTGCTCTGCCTCAGTTTGTTCTCCTTACAGTGAATATAAAAGAGCCTTCCTGAATCTCTGTCTCTTCATGCTTATGAGGACTAAAATGTAACACCTTCACTTTAAAGTACTTTTTTGATCTGGATGAGATCTAGGCTACTACATGAGATCAAGATCCCACAGCACTTGTATGTAGAACGGCACAGCTCAGACTGACCAATGAAAGACCACCGGACTGCTGACCGCATGAAACGTAAATAtcagtattttattattattatagtaacTTACAGAAgtgtatacattttatacaaacatatacaactcacaacaaaagaaaataaaaaaaaacaattacataaaatataacttGGGGTATACATGTGAAAAGAATAACAATTATGTCAGGGGTAAAAAATCAAGTACGTagatttaaataacatataatagtcttttttttgcttttttatattgCCTAAAGTATGTCCATGCTGTTTAATTTCTCTTACAAACTGTTCAAAATTTGACTTTGACCCATCTTTCATATGTGACCCATATGTGATATATACCAAGTATAACAAAAAGTTGTACCAGAAAAGATATTGTACTCTTAGAATCACTGGTatcttgtacaaaaataaagatgacaTCATAAAGATCAatttgaattaaagtttttaataaTCTAGAAGAAAAACTAGAGACGTCaatccaaaacattttttaatatattatatacaatCAAAGAAAAGATGTCTCACAGATTCTTTTGTAACACCACAGAAGTTTCCACATACATTTCTAATGTAGCCTATCTATTACTGCAATAATACTGTCTTTAACAATATTCATATCTTGTTATTTAGACCTTGCCATAAGTGTATTCTCTTATAGTTTATGTGATGAGCTGATTAtcatatttaacaaataatcctttatttatttgtctaaTTAGAAATAAAGTCTTAACCTTATGAAAAAGAGAACATTCTGCCGTACATGCAACTCAGTGGAAGGGATCCAGTGGATTGTGTCTGTGTCCACTGTCTCCTGTTGTATGCTGACCGGACTGAAGCTCGGTGTGATGATGATCTACTGCTGTCAGCCATCTGCTTCTTGTGTGTCAGTTTGACCGTAAATGCGTCGAGTTGATGATGGGATATTTGCATTGCCACATGATTCGGTGTGGATTTTGTACTTTTGGAGAAGATTTCAACACTCTTTCAAGGAATACATTTGATTGACATCGAATTTGTTAAAAATTAGGCTATTCCAAAACATCGAAAATCTTAGATTGTGAGCTAGTTTTGGATATTTCACGCCGTGAATTAGATTGTGAAGATGAAAAATCAGTTTCAGATTTGAGAGGTTGTGATTTCTGACTTGTAATTGTACTGTAAAAGTGAAGTAAAACACAAAGATTATAATGTACTGCACACTGTTTGTCTATTGTACACATTCATGACTGCCATCTGCAGATTCACTCTCAAGTTTGATCAGCTACAGTACACGGTGTAGTGTAAATATGCACAGAATAAAGACATTGTTAATAATAAGTTGTCCCACACGTGGCAAAACTCAAcgtttgttaaatatttgatgcaaacaaaaagacatattaaatACTCAAATCTGGTTAGTCCATATTAGTCACAGGGcaaataaatcatttcttttaaatgattactTCTATGATCAGAAATGTTATCAAAGATTTGCCTGAACGAAGACAACAGAATCATTCCAAGTTCTGCTTTATTCCAACATTATTCACTCGTACCAGCACAGAGAAGATATTCTGGTGCAAATATaatgaagaagaagaagaagaagagaggGATATAGAGATTGAAGGGCAACTAAGAGCAGAACAGCAATAAGAAAGCAAAACTTTGCTCgtcttaaatataatttaacgCAAACATTCAAGAACCTACACAACACCAGTGCATGAATATATTCATAAGCAGTTCATCATTTCATAAATCATAGAGTTTCATAATGTTGATATACTATATGATAACCTCATGATATGGCATAGATTTGTGTACATGCAGAAGGGAGTCATTCACATGGTGTACGCCACCCAGTAGATGACGTTGACCACGGCGAAGGTGAAAGGGAAGACGGCGCGAGCGTAGATGTCGATGGTGTCAGCATCGATGGGTTTGCATTTGCAGCATTTCTTGTCATCGCCGCTTTCTTTCTGCGCTCGACGGGACTGAGCGGCACGCACCTCGCTGCTGTCCTCCTGCACGTTGGGCGGAGCGTCCGCGGACCGCTGGGCTCGGCTCTGTCTCTTTGAGATGAGGAGGCCCTGATTCATGCCAGCCACAGACAGCGAGAAGAGAACCATGGCCTGCTTTCCATTCTTCACCATAGACTACAAGAGAACATCAACACGAGACAAACGTTACTCAACAAAAAAactcaacaaaaacacaatactCACAATGTCAGATGTTCACTACACGATTATGAATTCACAAAACAACATCACAATATCCATAATATTTGGAAAAAAGTTTAAACCATGCTACGTGTCCTTTTCAACGTTTTGGCCAAATATTTCTAGTATTTATTTAGATAATATCAATAACGTGATTGTTAATATCATGGTAGGCTATATggcgaccagtgttgggtaagttactctcaaaaagtaattaattactagttactaattacatattcaatagtgtaattagattacggtacaaattactctctccaaaaagtattgaattacttattactaatgactttctatatcctatatcaaccttgattagtcaagtgattcaaggatagacatgaaacggctcttttaattcattcaaataaataatattaaactacatgaagtactcttattaactgaccaaagtattacaaatgtgagaattatacattaaagcatacattttaaagttagactttgaattttgatgtcaattccactattgcacacacatatattacacaaagtatttagtttaattccttccgaagtaactgtaattaaattacagaaaaaaaataagagtaatgccTTGACTTTTTCAAGAGAAAAGTAATTACTTGACAGTAActcattacttagtaactagttagaCCCAACACTGATGGCGACACCCCTAACTGTAAATGAATGGTTATTTTCTCAGCACCTCGGTGCTCTTGTTGCTCTTGACTTTGGCTTTCTCCTTCTTGCTGTAGTCTGCATTATAGTGAGCAAAAGCATATTCAATCAAGGCAGCGAATACAAAGACATAACAGATCCAGAAATACACGTCCAGAGCTTTGATGGCAGAGGCGCGGGGCAGCGACGAGCGAGCGCTAACCATCAGTGTCGTCATAGTGAGAACTGTTGTGATCCCTGAAAACAGCAACCACAAATCATGTTGTTAAGTGATCTACtgcatgttaaatgtttttgtttgatttgtatTAGCGAACGGACCTAAAGAAACCCTAGCAGGCACAGCTGATTGGCTGATCCAGAAGGAAACCCACGACATGGCGACCAACAGGATGGAGGGCATGTAGGACTGGATGATGTAAACTCCTCGATTCCGTCGTAGCTGGAAACGCAAACTGAGTCGCGGAAACCGTCCCGCTGTATCGAAGATCATTCAAAAATTTGTAAACAAAACTGATTTGTATGACAATAGTAAAAGTGGTTTCAAAGTCAAGCTTCACAGGCTCACCAGATTTAAAGTTCATAATTTCCGTCACAAAGCGATAATCTGTGATGGTAAACTGGGACAGCTCCAGTTTGTCCAGTCCGTGGATTTGTCTCTGACTGTCTGACCAGTGATAAACAATGTCTTCTGAAGAGTAACCATCTGCAAACCAGACAAATCATCAATCTGTATATCTCCACCGTTTTTGATTCTTTTGGTCTGGCCTTATTGTTGTCATTTGTTATTGTCAGTTTTAATCTAgacatgtttgttttgtcttgttattgGTTCATGTAGATAAAAGTTTTCCTGGGACTCACAGCTTTCCAGGTCCAGCATTCATTCCTGTTCATCCATGGGGTATTTGGTAAGGTCCATGTCACAGGCCACTGTAGATGTTATTCTGAAAGACAAACAAtccaacacagtctcacgggaattcatttgtcacaaactgtaatctattcATTCGTGTTTATCGACAAGTATTTCACCCTTTTTTCGTATGAGTAAGCATGACTTTCAGTCTAACGTATTATAATTCGCGGTATCATTCAAATGTATGAATATATACATCAACGCAaactgatgggaattcatacctattttacaaggtgtctcattcgtgtgaattcctgtttcctacgatctcattggtgtgttttgtaatgatttgactttgcccctgtgatgttaggtttaggggcggggttagggtgggcctttatcgttgctttgccacctcgtaAAACTCATGATTTTAGCTAAATTAGcttttgcggctgtgattttagggtttgaggtgaggtaaggtgttggttgGCCTCCTCCTAAAATATTTACAACTTATTTTAATATCAggttattaatatataaatgtacatacatacgcagtttgtgtattaaaagtcgtgctgagtgacacgaaaaaagggatTTAAATTcatgtccatgaacacgaataaatagattccaaatttcgtgcCAATGCCACGAtctgccttgagactgggttgaaCGATCACACAAGACATGAATGTGCTCACAGTTCCATACAAACACAATGGGGGTTTTGAGTAAATCTCTTTGGCTACTCCAGTGACTGAATGGCTTTATAGAATTAAAGGACATCTTTCAATATTTCATGTCTTTTTACAGCGTAATGAAATGTGATGAAATATACCGGCTGCTGTACAGAATGACTCCATCAGGCTGCAAGCGAATGAGCTTGTTCTCCACCGTAACATCATGAAACCAGGCGAATTTGGCATTCACAATGAACGTGTCTGGTACCCAGAGTTTGTCTACAAAGCGGCTGTCCAGACCCAGAGTTTTATTTGTGTGGTTGTAGGACAGACGATCATCTCTCCAGCTCTGACGCAGAAACACAGTCATGGTGTATTCctgaaaacacaacacacgGTGATCATGTACTGTATCAAGAATATCACAAAGAGATTCTTTTCTATAGAATGTGTGTGGAATGTAAAAGCTGACTTTTTAAAGGACATCAACTACCCTCCATTTCCTGTCTAACAGCTAATGACATTTTTTCCCCACAGAGAAAAggaccatcatcatcatcaccagcAGCCAGTTCACAGCATCACAAATCCTACAACATGGATCAGTCATAAGCCTACTGTCATCTGTCTCTGAAGAGCAGTGTGGAGACTTCACCCACCTGACTATCTGCCATGTCAATCAAATCTTCTTCAAATCCATCTTTTCTCTTCAACAGGTTGTTTCTATTACAATAACACCGACAACCTGTCCTTCCTCACTGGCACTTTGTGAAACTGGTTTCTCCACAATCATACTCAACCCTTCAGCTGTTGACTACAGACGTGCCTCAATCCTCACTTTAACAAGAtgttttcaaccaggtgtctgtTTTCTCAGAACATCCTACTGGATAAGCAGTTGGGCTTCACAGGTGAACAAAGGTAGATGACCAATTCCATCTTATGGTCACTGGAGTTCCTCAAGGTTCAGTACTTGGACTACTCCAGTtctccatatactgtacacatctTTGGACCCATTGTGCAGGCATGTGGCTTTTCTTAATACTGCTCTACTGACACCTACTTTTCTTTTCAACCAGACGACACACTGGAGTACGTGAATTATGGCCAGCCTGGAAGACAACCTTGGCGTGAATAAGTACCTTAATGTGTCACCAAACAACTTTTGGTCCCCTATTTTCTCAGTTCTTCTGTATTTCAGTTAAAAGACATTGACGAAGAAGATTGTGAGTGTTATTTGTGACAAACAGCATCTTTAGGGGACATGATGATTGGCTCTGGAGCAGATACAAGGCTAAATGCAGATATATTTTTGGAGAACTCTGAAGTCATCTCAGGCGTCCATCCCAAAGCTACTTGTGCCTCTTGTGTATATGCCAACAAATGCCACGAGAGACATCTAAGCAAAGGTGTGGGATGATGGACCAATTTTACTTATTCAGCCATCTTCACAAACCATTAAACAGTTATTTATCTTACAGAAATTCAGTAGAAACTACTTACTAAAAAGCTAAAATTGGCAAGAAAGCTGATCCTTCACATATGAATAATATCTGTTTTAATTGATAAGACATTTGAATAATCACACCCTGTAAAGTCAGTCTGACCGGCTTTATATATTCTAGGGCTAACATGTAAAGGCTCTGTCTATTTTTGTATGGAGGATATAAATATATTAGCTTCTTTCCCAGCACACCATCTGTGACCTGCTAAAAATCAGCAGCCAAGATTCTCCTCTCCCCAGTGTCCTCTTCACGTCATGAGAAAAGAGTGCGAATCTTCCATCCACATACATTATACAGTCTCATTTCAAGTCACAACAAAGAGTGTGTCGTCAGTATTACTAACAGTATTCCTCAGTTTTTCGCAAGATCCCAATGATATTAGTTTTCATTGCctcaacaaatgtattttaacactCTGTCGCATCAGACAATGAAAACttatctttaaaatataaaacttgtAAACACAAAGGCGTGTTTACTGTGCTGTATGACTTCATATGGACAACTTTCA
The DNA window shown above is from Triplophysa rosa unplaced genomic scaffold, Trosa_1v2 scaffold139_ERROPOS793776, whole genome shotgun sequence and carries:
- the LOC130549579 gene encoding LOW QUALITY PROTEIN: gamma-aminobutyric acid receptor subunit delta-like (The sequence of the model RefSeq protein was modified relative to this genomic sequence to represent the inferred CDS: substituted 1 base at 1 genomic stop codon) yields the protein MAVEVASIDHISEANMEYTMTVFLRQSWRDDRLSYNHTNKTLGLDSRFVDKLWVPDTFIVNAKFAWFHDVTVENKLIRLQPDGVILYSSRITSTVACDMDLTKYPMDEQEXMLDLESYGYSSEDIVYHWSDSQRQIHGLDKLELSQFTITDYRFVTEIMNFKSAGRFPRLSLRFQLRRNRGVYIIQSYMPSILLVAMSWVSFWISQSAVPARVSLGITTVLTMTTLMVSARSSLPRASAIKALDVYFWICYVFVFAALIEYAFAHYNADYSKKEKAKVKSNKSTESMVKNGKQAMVLFSLSVAGMNQGLLISKRQSRAQRSADAPPNVQEDSSEVRAAQSRRAQKESGDDKKCCKCKPIDADTIDIYARAVFPFTFAVVNVIYWVAYTM